A region of Lycium barbarum isolate Lr01 chromosome 3, ASM1917538v2, whole genome shotgun sequence DNA encodes the following proteins:
- the LOC132630012 gene encoding uncharacterized protein LOC132630012: MEKYFGNAYRGDPGVPHADPERFVNIWVGSAAFSALTWINPYMWTLSNQFNWHDKAMMFEQHHWKKALKKNQDYEFKWNQYMDKDARDSYYFNWPVYFP; this comes from the exons ATGGAGAAGTACTTTGGAAATGCATATAGGGGCGACCCGGGAGTACCACATGCCGACCCGGAAAGATTCGTTAACATATGGGTCGGGTCAGCTGCTTTCTCTGCACTCACATGGATTAATCCTTACATGTGGACTCTCTCCAATCAATTCAA CTGGCATGACAAAGCCATGATGTTTGAGCAACATCACTGGAAGAAAGCCCTCAAGAAGAATCAGGACTATGAATTTAAG TGGAACCAGTACATGGATAAAGATGCACGAGACTCGTACTACTTCAATTGGCCTGTTTACTTTCCATAG